Below is a window of Eschrichtius robustus isolate mEscRob2 chromosome 13, mEscRob2.pri, whole genome shotgun sequence DNA.
AGAGCATCGCTAAGGAACACcggggaggaggaaaaggggacGGCCTAAAAAAGTCCCAAGCCGCTCAGCTCAGACCACCACAAGCCAGGGACAGTGACAAGGCCACCACCCTGCACTGCCTTGGGGGTCCTACGCCTAAACCTGAGACTGGAATAGAAGCCCTTGCCCACTTACTCGGCTCTTCTGCAGACACTGCACAGTCTCTTGAATTGAGAGTGAATGCAGGTGTCAAAGAAGCTACCCAGGGACCCTCAGACTCTGTTCACTTATTCCTAACTGTCTTGGTTTGTGGAGGCGAGGTGTAGATAAACGCCTCCCCAAGGACTCCAAAACATCAGGGATGGACGTTAGAACTCCCCTGTTTTACATACTATAGGGCCTGGAGAGGGGAGgcgacttgcctaaggtcacccagCAAACCAGTGTCAGAGTTGGGATTGGGAGCCAAAACCTGTGACACCAAAGTGAGTCCTCTTTCGGCTTTGCTGGTGGCTTCTGCCAAGAGCCCCTCCTTTTCTGCCAAGGGCCTCTCCATCACCTGGTCACCTCAGTCCGAAGCCTCTCCATCACTTTCCCCCTCCTGCCCAGAGGCCCTGCCCTGAAGTTGCCCTATGACTATCTCATCCCTGTTCTCCTGCCTTATCCTGGCTAGGCCTCTCTGCTCAACTCCATGCCTAGTGCGTCGGCCCCTGCTGAAGACCTTACCCGAGTGCCCTGAATGGAGCAAAAGTTAAAGTCTACTGCGCACCCTCAtctctcctgaaaaaaaaaaaatcatgaattgaCATATGCTCCCTTTCCTTTCATCTGTGCGCCTTCTATTTTGAGTGTGGGAACGGGTATAGGTAAGAGGTACAGGGAAGTCTGTGAGGAAGAAAGGGGACACAAATACAATaaagggcctctcactgtcgctccCTATTTCCCTGTGGGGTCCCCTTAGTGTCCCTCGCCCCCGAAGAGGACCTCCTCGGTTCGGCTGATGACATCTAGAATCTCTCGGATATTGTCGCTCAGCTCGGCTGCCTTCCCGCCTTCCGGGGGCCCGGTCCGCTCGTTCCGCCAGGAGGCGCCCGAGGCTTCTGTGTCGCTTCCATCAGAAGAGCTGCTATGGACGCTGAGCTCCGCAGCTTCGTCGGAGTCGGAGTCCGGGGCGGTGTGGCGGCGGATGCGGGACACGGCTTCCCGCAGGGCCCCGGCATAGGGCCCCGGGGTCCGCGCCCAGCCCCGGCCTGCGCGCCGCGGGACCGCCGCCACTTCCTCCGAGCCCTCGGCACCGCGCGCGCCTCCCGAAGCCGCTGGGCCTAAGGCTGAATGCTCTGGGCTACCTGGCTGCGTGGCGGCATCCTGCAGGTTTACTTCGCCGACCGGGAGCCCCAAGATGCGGGAGGCGCGCTCCTCCAGTGAGGAGTCCGCGGACTTCCCGCCCTCAGCTTCGAGCCCACGTCCCCCACCGGGCTGGTGTGAAGGGCGACTGCTCAACAGCAGCTTTCGGCAAGGGGAGGGAAGGACCGcggccccctctccctcctccttgttGGGCTTCAGTTGGGTGGGGGCATTCCCCACAAGGCGCGGCACCCCAGCGGGCAAAAGCTGCACATGCTGGGTTCGAGGGGTCGGAACATACTGGGACCGTATCACCACGCAAGTGGCGTCAATGACAAAGACGCCTTCCCCACGAGCCGGGCCACGGGAACTTCGGGGCAGGGTGTGGGGGCGGCGGGTCGCCTTCCAACCCTCCAAGGTCTCGGGTCCTGCCTCCTCTCTATGACCCAGGGACTCCCTCCATCCCGTGCCTCCCGGAGCCCAGGGTCTGGGGAGGGTCTGGCTATGTCGGGGCGGCTGCTTTTTAACGGAGGGCATCCAGCACTTGGGGAGCCAGCTCtgttctctcccttctctcccttccccggAGCCCTTGGGATGGGGCCTGGACCTGGGAGCAGGGCGCGGGgggctgggagtggcaggtgcAGACCCCGCAGGAACTGTCTCCGTGCCTGGGTTCCCAGTAGCTTTGGCTTGGGGATGGCCGTCGCTACCACTCTTCaggccagcagcagcagccagcCTCAGGCTTCTCTCCGCGGCCCCCTTACCGGACTCCAGCCTTGGCCTGGCTGTTCCACAGCCTGGGGATCCCCCCAGGAGACCCCGGCCCTGACGGAGACCCCAGGCCCCTAGGACGTCCCGGTAGATCCGAGGATCTAGCCTCTTCTTTGCGCACCCTCCCTCTGTCCTGGTCGGAGCAGGGGTTGAAGAGGCGGGCGCCTGCGAGGGCTCGGGTCCTCGCTTAGTCCCCAGGGTCCTGTGGGGGCCTTCGTAAGAGGGTGGAGCCACGTAGGGTGGCGGCCGGTCCCAGCGGCGTCGCGGGGCCATTCCGGCAGCACCTCTCAGCAGCAGGTGAGCTTCGTAGCTGGGGGGCCCTGGCCGCCGACCTCCCCAGGGCCCCGCCCACGCCGCCCCTGGATTGCTCTGCGGCTGCGCGGATGGACGGGGCGGTCGCCCCACGGACCCCAGGCGCTCCGGCCGTGAGAGAGCTGGGAGCCCTGCAGGCTGGGCCACCCGAGGGGCGTTCCGAGGCTCCGGGCGGGGCCGACCAGGGGGACTCCTTCGGGCCCCACCAGCCTTGCGCCTTTTTCGCTCAGTCTCCTTGGCCTCCCGCTCCTGCGATGCcgctttccttttctcttgctcCCGGGCTCGGGCCTCGGCCGGGGGCCCCGCCCGCCAGTTGGTCGCCTCCTGCAGCACCCTGGAGGCCCAGGGCCGGCGAGGCGGCGGCTCAGGGGATCCCGGGCGCGGCCCACACCTGGGACAATGAGCAGGAACCCAGGTGAGCAGTTTGTGGGGGAAGGGAGCCGAGGTCCGGGGAGCTGGGAGCGCTGCAGACCACTTGGGGCCGCCTTGTGGAGGGGAGTGTGTGAGTGGGTGCGCGTGTGCACGTGCGTATATGTTAGGGTTGAAGTCGAAGCGGGACTCCTCACCATCTCTCCATACACACTTTAACAGCGTCTGCCCCATCTCACCTGCCCTTTCTCACGCCCACTCCTGTCCCCCCAAACAAACAGGATGAGTCAAGCCCCAGCCctcgggatggggtggggggaggcgtgGGAAAGAGAAGGGGGAACAGCAGCCCTGGCTGGTGCCCACGGGAAGGTCCAGACCCCAATCCCTGCCCCACCACTCTCTTCCCCTTACCCCTCCTTCACTCACGTGCGGCTCTGGGGCCCGCGGGCCCAGTGGCTGGCCTGGAAGTCCATGAGCTGTCGAGGAGGGGCGCGGCGACTATAATGACAGGAAATAGTCTTCACTTCGATCACCAGCAGCTTTGATTTCTGCACCCAGAGGCAGCTGCCAGACTCCTCATCCTGGAGCTCCCGGGGGCTATCGGGCCCCTCGGAGAATAGCTGGCCATCCAGcatcctgccccaccccaccccggccccccaccctcccacccgcccCGAAAGCCCCCTCCCAGCCCGGGGAGCCGGCGCCCACTGCAGAGCGGCGGGCCCAGCGACTGGGGACTATATATACCCAGGCACACGTGTGtgcctgtctgtgtgtgtgcgcgcgcatgtgACACGGCGAGGACGGCTCCTCGCTGCTACCTCCCCCACGTGCACGACCGCCTCCTAGGGCCCGGGATTGGGCGCCCCTTCCCACTGCTCTTGTCCCCCAAGCCTGATGGGACCTGCACGAGTGGGCAGGGGATTTCTTGTTCTCGCCAAGCTGACAGCGCCCGCCCCGCCACCCCGCCCCCATTTCTTCAACCTTCCCGCCGTTTTAACCCTTCATTCTCCTGCTTGTCAGGGTGCCTGACCAGCAGCGTTCTGCCCCTGACTTCCTGCCTCGGACTTTGTTTTCTCCGACAGGGAGGTGATGGGAATGGAACTCAAGGTCTCCGCCTGCCACTCTCTGCTGGTTTCCATGGGGTTGGGGTGCAGGAGGGGCTGGCCCA
It encodes the following:
- the DDN gene encoding dendrin, whose product is MLDGQLFSEGPDSPRELQDEESGSCLWVQKSKLLVIEVKTISCHYSRRAPPRQLMDFQASHWARGPQSRTCGPRPGSPEPPPRRPWASRVLQEATNWRAGPPAEARAREQEKRKAASQEREAKETERKRRKAGGARRSPPGRPRPEPRNAPRVAQPAGLPALSRPERLGSVGRPPRPSAQPQSNPGAAWAGPWGGRRPGPPSYEAHLLLRGAAGMAPRRRWDRPPPYVAPPSYEGPHRTLGTKRGPEPSQAPASSTPAPTRTEGGCAKKRLDPRIYRDVLGAWGLRQGRGLLGGSPGCGTARPRLESGKGAAERSLRLAAAAGLKSGSDGHPQAKATGNPGTETVPAGSAPATPSPPRPAPRSRPHPKGSGEGREGREQSWLPKCWMPSVKKQPPRHSQTLPRPWAPGGTGWRESLGHREEAGPETLEGWKATRRPHTLPRSSRGPARGEGVFVIDATCVVIRSQYVPTPRTQHVQLLPAGVPRLVGNAPTQLKPNKEEGEGAAVLPSPCRKLLLSSRPSHQPGGGRGLEAEGGKSADSSLEERASRILGLPVGEVNLQDAATQPGSPEHSALGPAASGGARGAEGSEEVAAVPRRAGRGWARTPGPYAGALREAVSRIRRHTAPDSDSDEAAELSVHSSSSDGSDTEASGASWRNERTGPPEGGKAAELSDNIREILDVISRTEEVLFGGEGH